From Mya arenaria isolate MELC-2E11 chromosome 12, ASM2691426v1, the proteins below share one genomic window:
- the LOC128212341 gene encoding uncharacterized protein LOC128212341 gives MTLQLVPALAGMSALLSELQADQDVQFAVRQTVSRAQSCVSKYKDIMSNEGGRIITEKNLLVASSCPSDVRVQKLVTSMENATSSIVSIRDDVIRIQSSVHENIELCRERTQNHKQTIDRDTVKMETLATQILGTESEISSCETDSVTYDYDAARLDASAENVERAARKKKKRGKFGAWLGGAGVLLAPFTGGASLALTVTGAATAAVNLNDAGGCRNIARDFRLHAEQRRIHAQNLRTKKAGLEAENSEAELEINAINSKIAQLEKASTSLHNMTTELSTFVLAINNTLNAFQSMETCFKETLLQTNSFTIIQNAFGRQPQRAAVMANTYLAKLKAKWEALERLLLQSGAVQQ, from the exons ATGACTTTG CAACTAGTACCGGCCCTCGCGGGGATGTCGGCTTTGTTATCAGAACTACAAGCGGATCAGGATGTCCAGTTTGCCGTCCGGCAAACTGTTTCTCGTGCGCAGTCTTGCGTCTCGAAGTACAAGGACATCATGAGCAACGAGGGAGGCAGGATCATCACCGAGAAGAATCTGCTTGTAGCCTCCTCGTGCCCCAGTGACGTCAGGGTACAGAAACTGGTGACGTCAATGGAGAATGCAACCTCCTCTATTGTGTCGATAAGAGACGATGTTATCCGAATACAGTCCTCGGTGCACGAGAATATTGAGCTGTGTAGAGAGCGAACCCaaaaccacaaacaaaccattgACAGGGATACTGTGAAGATGGAGACCCTCGCAACACAAATTTTAG GTACGGAGAGTGAAATATCGTCGTGCGAGACTGACAGTGTGACGTATGATTATGACGCAGCAAGGCTCGATGCGAGCGCGGAGAATGTCGAGCGTGCCGCgaggaaaaagaaaaaaagaggcAAATTTGGAGCATGGCTTGGCGGTGCCGGCGTCCTTCTAGCGCCATTCACCG GTGGCGCAAGCCTTGCTTTGACAGTGACAGGGGCGGCGACGGCGGCTGTAAACCTCAACGATGCCGGAGGTTGTAGGAACATCGCAAG GGACTTTCGTTTGCATGCAGAGCAACGTCGGATACATGCTCAAAATCTGCGTACCAAAAAAGCTGGCCTTGAGGCTGAGAATTCAGAAGCCGAACTCGAGATAAATGCAATCAATTCGAAAATTG CCCAACTTGAGAAAGCCTCGACCTCTCTCCACAACATGACAACGGAGTTGTCGACGTTCGTACTGGCAATCAACAACACGCTCAACGcatttcag AGCATGGAAACATGTTTCAAAGAGACGCTACTACAGACCAACTCGTTCACCATAATCCAGAATGCGTTCGGCAGGCAGCCGCAGAGGGCGGCAGTGATGGCCAATACGTACTTGGCCAAGCTCAAG GCTAAATGGGAGGCACTTGAAAGGTTGTTGTTACAGAGCGGCGCTGTCCAGCAGTGA